Proteins encoded in a region of the Phaenicophaeus curvirostris isolate KB17595 chromosome 20, BPBGC_Pcur_1.0, whole genome shotgun sequence genome:
- the TLR4 gene encoding toll-like receptor 4 isoform X2, whose protein sequence is MGTAAFWGLPSLRKLVLVETNIASLTDLPIGHLHTLQELNLGHNNIDSLKLPKYFANMTSLRHLSFLSNKITYISKGDLDALREVNRLNLTLVLSFNNIKYIQPGSFLKIHLGELVLRSSFENFSVMHTSLQGLAGLQVNRLIVGEFSNDRRLVNFQNGLLSGLCQVHMQEFVLICFREFENNTDTLFNCIANVSSIRLVDIHLEEVSEVPIFSQVKQLECKKCKFKEVPAMKLSLFKELRVLRIIKSKYLNSFRQKFESLTNLEVVDLSQNRLSFTRCCSPWFRNCPNLKHLNLSFNSEISMTGDFTNVKNLLYLDLQHTNLFGPGSYPVFLALQKLIYLDISYTGTHVKSQCTFCGLNSLQVLKMAGNSFENNKLANNFKNLSHLHTLDISSCKLVQVDQSTFDALSELKELNISNNKLLIFDPVVYKPLQALTALDFSNNQLSVLLDSAMEVLPDSLVMLDISQNLFECSCVHLNFLKWVKENQELLQNRELMKCHTPAYMKNTSLSVLYPSFCQLNPSTVACSVIVLLAAVLFLFLIYKYYFQLYYSLVLLSGCKHSAERGDTYDAFVIHSSKDQEWVIKELVEPLEGGTPPFHLCLYYRDFLPGVPIVTNIIQEGFLSSRNVIAVISTDFLESKWCSFEFDIAQSWQLVEGKAGIIMIVLEEVNKALLRQKLGLSRYLRRNTYLEWKNKEISRHIFWRQLTGVLLEGKKWSHEEVKLM, encoded by the coding sequence ATGGGGACAGCAGCCTTCTGGGGCTTACCATCTCTGAGAAAACTAGTATTGGTGGAAACCAACATAGCCTCTCTGACTGACCTACCCATTGGACATTTGCACACCCTGCAGGAGTTAAATTTGGGCCACAACAACATTGATTCACTGAAGCTTCCCAAGTATTTCGCCAATATGACCTCGCTCAGGCACTTGAGCTTTCTCTCTAACAAGATCACATATATCTCCAAAGGAGACCTTGATGCCCTGAGGGAAGTAAACAGGCTCAACCTCACACTGGTGCTTTCCTTCAATAATATAAAGTACATACAGCCAGGGTCTTTTCTGAAGATTCACCTTGGTGAGCTGGTTTTAAGGTCCTCTTTTGAGAACTTCAGTGTTATGCATACTTCTCTTCAAGGCCTGGCTGGTTTACAGGTCAACAGACTAATAGTTGGCGAATTCAGCAATGATCGGAGATTGGTAAACTTTCAGAATGGACTCTTGAGTGGTCTGTGTCAGGTACATATGCAAGAGTTTGTCTTAATCTGTTTCAGGGAATTTGAGAATAACACAGACACTCTTTTTAACTGCATAGCCAATGTCTCTAGTATTCGGTTGGTGGACATACACCTTGAAGAGGTGTCAGAGGTTCCTATATTCTCTCAAGTGAAACAGCTGGAATGCAAGAAATGCAAGTTTAAGGAAGTGCCTGCTATGAAATTGTCTCTTTTCAAGGAGCTGAGAGTGCTTCGTATTATCAAGAGCAAATACCTCAACAGCTTCCGACAGAAGTTTGAGAGTCTAACGAACTTGGAAGTTGTAGATTTGAGTCAGAATCGCCTTTCCTTCACTCGCTGCTGTTCCCCTTGGTTTCGCAATTGTCCAAATCTGAAACACTTGAACCTAAGCTTCAATTCTGAGATCAGCATGACTGGAGATTTCACTAATGTAAAGAATTTGTTATATTTGGACCTTCAGCACACAAACTTATTTGGCCCTGGTTCCTACCCTGTCTTTCTAGCTCTTCAGAAACTAATTTATCTTGATATTTCCTATACCGGTACTCATGTTAAATCCCAGTGTACATTTTGTGGCTTGAACTCTTTGCAAGTGCTCAAGATGGCAGGCAACTCCTTTGAGAACAATAAACTGGCCAACAACTTCAAAAACCTAAGTCATCTCCACACCTTGGATATTTCAAGCTGCAAACTGGTACAGGTGGATCAAAGTACATTTGATGCCCTCTCTGAACTAAAAGAACTAAATATCAGCAACAATAAGCTACTGATCTTTGATCCTGTAGTCTACAAGCCGCTCCAAGCCCTCACGGCCCTGGATTTCAGCAATAACCAGCTGAGTGTTCTGCTGGACTCAGCCATGGAAGTCCTGCCTGATAGTCTGGTCATGTTAGATATCTCTCAGAACCTGTTTGAATGCTCTTGTGTACACCTGAACTTTCTGAAATGGGTCAAAGAAAATCAGGAGCTACTGCAGAACAGGGAGCTGATGAAATGCCACACGCCTGCATACATGAAAAACACGAGCCTGTCAGTTCTCTATCCATCCTTCTGTCAACTCAACCCAAGCACAGTGGCATGCTCAGTGATCGTGTTGCTTGCTGCAGTACTGTTCCTTTTCCTGATTTACAAGTACTACTTCCAGCTATACTACTCATTGGTGCTGCTCAGTGGATGTAAACACTCTGCAGAAAGGGGTGATACCTATGATGCATTTGTCATCCACTCTAGCAAAGACCAAGAATGGGTGATAAAAGAGCTGGTGGAACCCTTAGAAGGAGGAACACCTCCCTTCCACCTTTGTCTTTACTACAGGGATTTCCTACCAGGGGTACCCATTGTCACTAATATAATCCAAGAAGGTTTTCTGAGTAGCAGAAATGTCATTGCGGTCATCTCTACTGACTTTTTGGAGAGCAAGTGGTGTAGCTTTGAGTTTGACATTGCCCAGTCCTGGCAGCTTGttgagggaaaggctggaatCATCATGATTGTTCTAGAAGAAGTGAATAAGGCCTTGCTGAGGCAGAAGCTTGGTCTGTCTCGGTACCTGAGGAGGAACACCTATTTGGagtggaaaaacaaagaaataagcaGACATATCTTTTGGAGGCAGCTGACAGGAGTCCTGCTAGAAGGCAAAAAATGGAGTCATGAGGAGGTGAAGCTTATGTGA